From one Terriglobia bacterium genomic stretch:
- a CDS encoding inner membrane CreD family protein, with the protein MIKRIAAIVFIFIATSIAWMILGGTILARTNGLTPDLRQRVSSTWGTAQAQLPPTAWYSTEVEDTNTKEIDGRKIVENVKRSVRHDLPLQASAIKVNLNLEHRQKGLLWYATYKVDFAGDYTFRNDSDTEQLVYLRFPYPAAKAIYDDFRILANGQPLAPDNSTDNAQVSLRVPAHQAVVYNIGYKSQGLDNWSYRFGGEVNQVRNFNLQMTTNFKEIDFPENTLSPTDKQPSGNGWLLTWKYSSLLSGFDIGMVMPEKLQPGPLAGQISFFAPVSLFFFFFLMLIITTMRDIDLHPMNYFFLATAFFAFHLLLAYLVDHIYIHAAFFICSAVSIFLVISYLRLVVGMRFAAVEAGISQFIYLVLFSYAFFFKGFTGLAVTIGSIITLFVVMQMTGRIKWAEKFAKVSLPKPARANPANGASMLD; encoded by the coding sequence ATGATCAAGCGCATCGCCGCCATCGTCTTCATCTTCATCGCCACCTCTATCGCCTGGATGATCCTCGGCGGAACCATCCTCGCCCGCACCAATGGCCTGACGCCTGACCTCCGCCAGCGCGTCTCCAGCACCTGGGGAACCGCACAGGCGCAACTGCCGCCAACTGCCTGGTACTCGACAGAAGTTGAGGACACGAACACCAAGGAGATCGACGGCCGTAAGATCGTCGAAAACGTGAAGCGTTCCGTCCGCCACGACCTGCCTCTTCAGGCCAGCGCCATCAAGGTCAACCTCAACCTTGAGCACCGCCAGAAAGGCCTGCTCTGGTACGCGACCTATAAAGTCGATTTCGCCGGCGACTATACCTTCCGCAATGACAGCGACACCGAGCAGTTGGTCTATCTGCGCTTCCCCTATCCCGCCGCGAAAGCTATCTACGACGACTTCCGCATCCTCGCCAACGGACAGCCGCTCGCGCCCGACAACAGCACTGACAACGCCCAGGTCAGCCTTCGCGTCCCCGCCCACCAGGCCGTCGTGTACAACATCGGTTACAAGTCGCAGGGACTCGATAACTGGAGCTACCGTTTCGGCGGGGAAGTGAACCAGGTGCGCAATTTCAACCTGCAGATGACCACGAACTTCAAGGAAATTGATTTCCCCGAAAACACGCTTTCGCCCACCGACAAGCAGCCGAGCGGCAATGGTTGGCTCCTCACCTGGAAATATTCAAGCCTGCTCTCCGGCTTCGATATCGGCATGGTCATGCCCGAGAAACTTCAGCCCGGCCCGCTCGCCGGTCAAATCAGCTTCTTCGCACCCGTATCGCTCTTCTTTTTCTTTTTCCTGATGCTGATCATCACCACCATGCGCGACATCGATCTCCACCCGATGAACTACTTCTTCCTTGCGACCGCGTTCTTCGCCTTCCACCTGCTGCTCGCCTACCTCGTCGACCACATCTACATCCACGCGGCCTTCTTCATCTGTTCGGCGGTCTCGATCTTCCTCGTCATCAGCTACCTGCGCCTGGTCGTAGGCATGCGCTTCGCCGCCGTCGAGGCCGGCATCTCCCAGTTCATCTACCTGGTGCTGTTCTCCTATGCCTTCTTCTTCAAGGGATTCACCGGACTCGCGGTGACGATCGGTTCCATCATCACCCTATTCGTGGTGATGCAGATGACCGGCCGAATCAAATGGGCAGAGAAGTTCGCGAAGGTCTCATTACCGAAACCAGCAAGAGCAAACCCGGCGAATGGAGCGAGTATGTTGGACTAA
- a CDS encoding lytic transglycosylase domain-containing protein, which yields MVSQKSAVPGVETHISAETERTQICQRRADMGHQFAEKGHRGVLRVAALVAGCALLIPTTTYAQAITVREENGRKVFVNDDVPTVTVRGKRVPAIRLVHYVYWSNTERRWKPVPAPSPHILNAARYAAAEVENFVSAQPAGPKPTSAKVNPNYRRISRGRVVTSEAIDQAIEEAAAKHNVDPNLVRALVKVESNFNPTAVSRKGAMGLMQLMPATARELNVTNPFDPEQNVDAGVRHLKHLLESFNGNVPLSLAAYNAGQGAVQRNGGVPPYAETRNYVRRITSLYGMRNVGMSWSGPIRAPIHVTRDERGVLTFTNTD from the coding sequence ATGGTTTCGCAGAAGAGCGCAGTGCCAGGCGTGGAGACCCACATCTCCGCGGAGACGGAAAGGACCCAGATCTGCCAAAGGCGGGCTGATATGGGGCACCAATTCGCGGAGAAGGGGCACCGAGGCGTTCTGCGAGTTGCTGCGCTGGTGGCGGGCTGTGCCCTGCTGATCCCGACGACGACTTACGCGCAGGCCATCACTGTCCGCGAAGAGAACGGGCGCAAAGTTTTTGTCAACGACGACGTGCCTACTGTCACCGTGCGAGGCAAAAGAGTTCCGGCTATTCGCCTTGTACATTACGTGTACTGGTCCAACACAGAGCGTCGGTGGAAACCGGTGCCGGCACCTTCGCCGCACATCTTGAATGCCGCGCGCTATGCGGCAGCAGAGGTGGAGAATTTCGTTTCGGCGCAGCCCGCGGGGCCAAAGCCGACGTCGGCGAAAGTGAATCCGAACTATCGGCGGATTTCGCGAGGGCGCGTTGTGACATCGGAGGCAATCGACCAGGCGATTGAAGAGGCGGCCGCGAAGCACAATGTCGATCCGAACCTGGTGCGCGCGCTGGTAAAGGTGGAATCGAATTTCAATCCGACGGCGGTTTCGCGTAAAGGAGCCATGGGCCTGATGCAATTGATGCCCGCGACGGCGCGCGAATTAAATGTTACGAACCCGTTCGATCCGGAACAAAATGTTGATGCCGGGGTTCGCCATTTAAAGCATTTGCTGGAGAGTTTCAATGGCAACGTGCCATTGTCACTGGCCGCGTACAACGCTGGACAAGGCGCGGTGCAACGAAATGGAGGAGTACCTCCTTATGCCGAGACGCGTAATTATGTTCGCAGGATTACGAGTCTATATGGCATGCGCAATGTTGGTATGTCGTGGAGCGGGCCAATTCGGGCACCGATCCACGTTACGCGCGATGAGCGCGGAGTTTTGACGTTTACGAACACGGATTAG
- a CDS encoding N-acetylmuramoyl-L-alanine amidase, with translation MATLFQTRGRVLAAIALAALCAIPAPVWAAASKHERALQEFDKAETLRANLDHQRASERARKDFQRVIDAYRRVYYTSPTSVKADPSVFAVAELMAEMGHAFKDEKVLRDAIGQYEFLRKQYPGSSRRVQALFSIGQIYKELNEPDKAEDSFRELLKRYPGSDQADDAKAALAEMDHPALAKAKRDKGKDSEQAKLTPVQDKQQKKSEEKTDETSAGPAWVTGIRHWSTPDYTRVAIDLEGEVKYEAGRVPNPDRIFFDLQDTKLAASLVGKSFDVSDSFLKRIRIAQFERGTTRVVLEVDDVADYSAFLLPNPYRLIIDIHGRQPQRETKVAKATPPKNDAAAKTDTKAKAEAKLGKPAVKVEKKAEPLKSAETNKPAVIKPEAPNTVANKEAPVKKVIVEADEDPAAPKHDTTKRHTEKSTVASDESEKPIPSPEAIEKTDQKKVEVSKLEAPVIKATEKATSKPVAESVAPREAKGKKGKMPVSTAHTAKPMADGDTTLIRALGLKIGRIVVDAGHGGHDTGTIGPHGLLEKDLTLDVALRLGKLLQNRLGAEVIYTRDDDTFVPLEERTAIANQQQADLFISIHANSSSDPDARGVETYYLNFTSSPDALAVAARENAVSDKSVHELQDLVKKIALKEKIEESREFAMDVQQQLHAGLAAKSPAIRDRGVKKAPFIVLIGANMPSILAEISFLSNPTDEKRLKTPAYRQKIAEALYRGIARYANGLSGVKVATRSSGSLGQQ, from the coding sequence ATGGCGACGCTGTTCCAGACTCGTGGTAGGGTACTGGCCGCTATAGCACTCGCAGCACTGTGCGCGATTCCCGCGCCGGTTTGGGCTGCTGCGAGCAAGCATGAGCGGGCCCTTCAGGAGTTCGACAAGGCGGAAACGCTGCGCGCCAACCTGGACCACCAGCGCGCCAGCGAGCGCGCCCGGAAAGACTTTCAGCGCGTTATCGACGCCTACCGCCGGGTCTATTACACCTCTCCAACCAGCGTAAAAGCAGATCCCAGCGTCTTCGCCGTGGCGGAACTGATGGCGGAGATGGGGCACGCCTTCAAGGATGAGAAGGTACTTCGAGATGCGATCGGGCAGTATGAATTTCTGCGCAAGCAGTATCCAGGCAGCAGTCGCAGGGTGCAGGCGCTTTTCTCGATTGGCCAGATCTACAAAGAACTGAACGAGCCGGACAAAGCCGAAGACTCATTCCGGGAACTGCTGAAGCGCTATCCCGGAAGCGACCAAGCCGACGATGCTAAGGCGGCTCTTGCTGAAATGGACCACCCTGCACTGGCGAAGGCCAAGCGCGACAAGGGAAAGGATTCCGAACAGGCGAAGTTAACGCCCGTCCAGGACAAGCAGCAGAAGAAGTCCGAGGAAAAGACGGACGAAACTTCCGCAGGGCCAGCGTGGGTGACGGGTATACGGCACTGGTCAACGCCGGACTACACGCGGGTGGCGATCGACCTGGAAGGTGAAGTGAAATACGAGGCAGGAAGGGTACCGAACCCGGATCGCATCTTCTTCGACCTCCAGGATACGAAACTGGCGGCCTCGCTCGTGGGGAAATCGTTTGATGTGAGCGATAGTTTCCTGAAAAGGATTCGGATCGCTCAGTTTGAGCGCGGAACGACTCGTGTCGTTCTCGAAGTGGATGATGTCGCCGATTACTCTGCATTCCTGCTGCCGAATCCCTACCGGTTGATCATCGACATCCACGGGCGCCAGCCACAACGGGAGACGAAAGTCGCAAAAGCCACGCCGCCGAAAAACGATGCCGCTGCCAAGACGGATACGAAAGCGAAGGCAGAAGCCAAGTTGGGGAAGCCCGCGGTCAAGGTTGAGAAGAAGGCCGAGCCGCTGAAATCAGCGGAAACTAATAAGCCCGCCGTGATAAAGCCGGAGGCCCCGAACACGGTGGCGAACAAGGAAGCGCCGGTAAAGAAAGTGATTGTCGAGGCGGATGAAGACCCGGCTGCACCGAAGCACGACACGACAAAGAGGCATACGGAGAAGTCCACGGTCGCGTCGGACGAGAGCGAGAAGCCGATTCCGAGCCCCGAGGCTATTGAGAAGACAGACCAAAAGAAAGTGGAGGTTTCGAAGCTTGAGGCGCCAGTAATCAAGGCGACGGAAAAGGCGACTTCGAAGCCAGTTGCGGAGTCGGTAGCGCCACGGGAAGCCAAGGGCAAGAAGGGCAAGATGCCGGTTTCGACGGCGCACACGGCCAAACCCATGGCGGATGGCGACACGACGCTGATCCGCGCTTTAGGCCTGAAGATTGGACGAATCGTCGTCGATGCCGGGCACGGTGGCCACGACACGGGCACCATCGGACCGCATGGACTTCTGGAGAAAGACCTGACACTGGATGTCGCACTACGCTTGGGCAAACTGCTCCAGAACCGGTTAGGCGCGGAGGTGATCTACACGCGTGACGATGATACGTTCGTGCCGCTGGAGGAACGCACGGCGATTGCGAACCAGCAGCAGGCCGACCTGTTCATCTCCATTCATGCGAACTCCAGCAGCGACCCGGACGCGCGGGGAGTGGAAACGTATTATTTGAACTTCACTTCCTCGCCAGACGCCCTGGCCGTAGCCGCACGCGAAAATGCGGTGTCAGACAAATCGGTGCATGAACTGCAGGACCTCGTGAAGAAGATCGCGCTGAAAGAGAAGATCGAGGAATCGCGCGAGTTCGCAATGGACGTTCAGCAACAATTACATGCCGGACTCGCGGCGAAGTCTCCGGCTATCCGCGATCGGGGGGTCAAGAAAGCTCCCTTCATTGTGCTGATCGGCGCCAATATGCCCAGCATCCTTGCCGAGATATCGTTCCTCTCGAATCCTACCGATGAGAAACGCCTCAAGACCCCGGCGTATCGCCAGAAGATTGCCGAAGCCCTCTATCGTGGCATTGCCCGCTACGCCAACGGCCTGAGCGGAGTGAAAGTGGCAACCCGTAGCTCTGGATCTCTTGGGCAGCAATAA
- a CDS encoding DUF6599 family protein — protein MMKFPHKFAILLVGLLMATCALAQQSQPAQQSPILPKIFAGWEQTSAQTGTDPAVVDQASSRVLKEYGFTDFETAAYTQDGRKLTVKAARFRDATGAYGAFTFYRTPLMKTETIGTMAASDNDRVFFFRSDVLVMADFDHITAMSAAEMRELAADLPAKGGESSNLPTLPNYYPRTELQPNSAKYVLGPEALSVLNTPVAVSLVDFSMQPEILLGKYTANNGNADFMLISYPTPQIAAARLRTIEAANPQQQGTTFQAKRSGPLVAVIKGQISAGDAKSLLARVNYEADVTWNENTGLSKRDNIGNLVIAASVLAGIIFLISVGTGALFGFGRVLLQKVFPDKFQAHSDEAAFIKLNLRD, from the coding sequence ATGATGAAATTCCCTCATAAATTCGCAATTTTGCTCGTTGGCCTCCTGATGGCGACCTGTGCCTTGGCGCAACAGTCACAACCCGCCCAGCAATCCCCCATTCTGCCCAAGATCTTTGCCGGCTGGGAACAAACGTCGGCACAGACGGGTACCGACCCAGCTGTGGTTGACCAGGCATCGAGCCGGGTTCTGAAGGAATACGGATTTACGGACTTCGAGACTGCCGCGTATACGCAGGACGGCCGCAAACTCACGGTGAAGGCTGCCCGTTTCCGGGACGCCACGGGCGCTTACGGTGCGTTCACGTTTTATCGCACGCCGTTGATGAAGACCGAGACCATCGGCACGATGGCGGCATCCGACAATGATCGTGTGTTCTTCTTCCGCTCGGATGTGCTGGTGATGGCGGATTTTGATCACATCACGGCGATGAGTGCCGCGGAAATGCGCGAACTTGCCGCTGATCTTCCCGCCAAGGGCGGCGAGTCGTCGAATCTTCCGACACTGCCGAACTACTATCCGAGGACCGAACTTCAACCAAATTCAGCAAAGTACGTGCTCGGGCCGGAGGCTTTGTCGGTGCTGAACACGCCGGTTGCGGTATCGCTGGTTGATTTTTCGATGCAGCCTGAGATTTTACTGGGCAAGTACACGGCCAATAACGGCAACGCCGATTTCATGCTGATCTCGTATCCGACGCCTCAGATCGCGGCGGCACGGCTGCGCACGATTGAGGCGGCGAATCCGCAGCAACAAGGCACCACGTTCCAGGCGAAGCGAAGCGGCCCATTGGTTGCAGTAATCAAGGGGCAGATCTCTGCTGGCGATGCGAAATCGCTGCTCGCTCGTGTGAACTACGAAGCCGACGTCACGTGGAATGAGAACACCGGGTTGAGCAAGCGGGATAACATCGGGAACCTGGTGATCGCGGCATCGGTTCTCGCAGGAATCATCTTCCTTATCTCGGTTGGCACCGGCGCGCTGTTTGGCTTCGGGCGAGTTCTGCTGCAGAAGGTTTTCCCCGACAAGTTCCAAGCTCATTCGGACGAAGCAGCATTCATTAAGCTGAACCTTAGGGATTGA